A region of Mycolicibacterium brumae DNA encodes the following proteins:
- a CDS encoding alpha/beta hydrolase, whose translation MSDFSFVIDYLVTQPFVDADKIGVLAICGGAGYAVAATKIDRRIKALGTVVGSNVGRLMREGFSDYDPMGMLEAIAAQRTAEARGQAEQQINDLLPPSPDAAKEAGVTDIDIVEAAEYYKTPRGQKPGGKTSFNFAPQANLADWDAYDRVEVFLTQPLCVVIGDKVGAFASQRLSMELYGRAASKDKQLVVVEGASHYDLYEQPGPTKKALEDLVPFYRKHLG comes from the coding sequence GTGAGCGACTTCAGCTTCGTCATCGACTATCTGGTGACGCAACCGTTCGTGGACGCCGACAAGATCGGTGTGCTCGCCATTTGCGGTGGCGCCGGGTACGCGGTCGCGGCCACCAAGATCGACCGGCGGATCAAGGCGCTGGGCACCGTGGTGGGCAGCAACGTCGGACGGTTGATGCGGGAAGGATTCTCCGATTATGACCCGATGGGCATGCTGGAGGCCATCGCCGCGCAGCGCACCGCCGAAGCCCGTGGGCAGGCCGAGCAGCAGATCAATGACCTGTTGCCGCCGTCGCCGGATGCCGCTAAGGAGGCCGGCGTCACCGATATCGACATCGTCGAGGCCGCCGAGTACTACAAGACCCCGCGCGGGCAGAAGCCGGGCGGCAAGACCAGCTTCAATTTTGCCCCGCAGGCGAACCTCGCCGACTGGGACGCCTACGACCGCGTCGAGGTGTTCCTCACCCAGCCGCTGTGCGTGGTGATCGGCGACAAGGTCGGCGCATTCGCCTCGCAGCGCCTCAGCATGGAGCTCTACGGCCGAGCGGCGTCCAAGGACAAGCAGCTCGTCGTCGTCGAGGGCGCCTCGCACTACGACCTCTACGAACAGCCCGGACCGACGAAGAAGGCGCTGGAGGACCTGGTGCCGTTCTACCGCAAGCACCTGGGCTGA
- a CDS encoding LLM class flavin-dependent oxidoreductase, with translation MTKLKSLTRKPASSTCRGSPPLSPWKEASNAATTNPASASAQDADRAGIDFFSIGDHPAAANRVDAYATLGFLLGATSTISGAVICTNLFARPAPMLARTVAGLSAHSGGRAIMAFGANGTPAELDPFGLPILRPGARIRAVEEAILVVRALTGGGDPVTFDGEFYQLNDLAPAPVSTPPIWVGVGGPKGLAVVGRNADGWIPPHAADWRSELVASGRRVIGEAASSVDRRADEVGIVYLTAGPVTAAPVPTAQTRDSEGRWAGGGVAQWVEELTFAVLDGGAVAFNYLVRPGEAHDERSLRRWTDEVVPAVRAAVSPTTAGRHKNARV, from the coding sequence ATGACGAAGCTGAAGTCGCTCACCCGGAAACCGGCGTCCTCGACCTGTCGGGGATCCCCGCCGCTGTCGCCCTGGAAGGAGGCGTCGAACGCGGCCACCACGAATCCGGCCTCCGCCAGCGCCCAGGACGCCGACCGGGCGGGTATCGACTTCTTCAGTATCGGCGACCACCCGGCGGCCGCGAACCGAGTCGACGCGTACGCGACGCTGGGGTTTCTGCTAGGCGCAACCTCCACCATCAGCGGCGCGGTGATCTGCACGAACCTGTTCGCCCGACCGGCGCCGATGCTCGCCCGAACGGTCGCCGGCCTGTCCGCGCACTCCGGCGGCCGCGCGATCATGGCGTTCGGAGCCAACGGAACGCCGGCGGAACTCGACCCGTTCGGCCTGCCAATCCTGCGCCCGGGCGCGCGAATTCGTGCCGTGGAGGAGGCGATCCTCGTCGTGCGGGCGCTCACCGGCGGCGGCGATCCAGTCACCTTCGACGGAGAGTTTTACCAGCTCAACGACCTGGCGCCGGCTCCGGTCAGCACTCCGCCGATCTGGGTCGGTGTCGGTGGGCCGAAGGGGTTGGCCGTTGTCGGTCGCAACGCCGATGGCTGGATTCCCCCACACGCCGCCGACTGGCGAAGCGAGCTGGTGGCGTCGGGGCGACGGGTCATCGGGGAAGCCGCGTCGTCGGTGGACCGCCGCGCCGACGAAGTCGGGATCGTCTACCTGACCGCCGGCCCGGTGACCGCAGCCCCGGTCCCCACCGCGCAGACTCGAGACAGCGAGGGCCGTTGGGCCGGCGGCGGAGTCGCCCAGTGGGTGGAGGAACTCACCTTCGCAGTGCTCGACGGCGGGGCCGTCGCGTTCAACTACCTGGTGCGCCCCGGCGAAGCTCACGACGAGCGGTCCTTGCGCCGCTGGACCGACGAGGTGGTCCCCGCCGTCCGGGCAGCCGTCTCCCCGACGACGGCCGGGCGCCACAAGAACGCGAGGGTCTGA